One genomic window of Cricetulus griseus strain 17A/GY chromosome 3, alternate assembly CriGri-PICRH-1.0, whole genome shotgun sequence includes the following:
- the LOC113834924 gene encoding mesoderm posterior protein 1-like, whose product MAQPLCAPLAQSWIPGPARRPPLMPSDGDSVCSPAWSSDPWDGAQAGSPAPSCARPARRAGAPGKRGSHGSRLGSGQRQSASEREKLRMRTLARALHELRRFLPPSVAPTGQSLTKIETLRLAIRYIGHLSAVLGLSEDSLRRQRHADAASPRACPLCPDGGPAQAQSLGLHLRPAACGGLSWGSPPACPGPRVVAEPWDPSFPYAETETTSLERQELQPSPSSPLFSSDVLALLETWTPQEWPPA is encoded by the exons ATGGCCCAGCCCCTGTGCGCGCCGCTCGCCCAGTCCTGGATCCCGGGTCCCGCTCGTCGGCCCCCGCTGATGCCTTCCGACGGGGACAGCGTCTGCTCGCCGGCCTGGTCCTCGGACCCGTGGGACGGTGCCCAGGCCGGCAGCCCCGCGCCATCCTGCGCCCGCCCGGCCCGGCGCGCTGGGGCCCCGGGTAAGCGAGGGTCTCACGGTAGCCGCCTGGGTAGCGGGCAGCGGCAGAGCGCCAGCGAGCGCGAGAAGCTGCGCATGCGCACGCTCGCCCGCGCGCTGCACGAGCTGCGCCGCTTCCTGCCGCCGTCCGTGGCACCGACCGGCCAGAGCCTGACCAAGATCGAGACGCTGCGCCTGGCCATCCGCTACATCGGACACCTGTCGGCCGTGCTGGGCCTCAGCGAGGACAGTCTGCGGCGACAGCGGCACGCAGACGCCGCGTCACCTCGTGCTTGCCCGCTATGCCCCGACGGCGGCCCGGCGCAGGCGCAGTCGCTCGGTCTGCATCTGAGGCCGGCCGCCTGCGGCGGGCTGTCGTGGGGGTCCCCACCCGCCTGCCCTGGACCCCGAGTCGTCGCAGAGCCCTGGGACCCATCGTTCCCGTATGCCGAGACAGAGACAACGTCCTTGGAAAGGCAGGAGCTGCAACCCAGCCCCTCTTCTCCG CTCTTCAGCAGCGACGTGCTGGCTCTGCTGGAAACCTGGACGCCGCAGGAGTGGCCGCCTGCTTGA
- the Mesp2 gene encoding mesoderm posterior protein 2 isoform X2: MAQSPPPPPQSLPGLDPWVFSQGWGWAQHSDSTSPASSSDSSGSCPCYITRCPSQSEGLARSASKPQAAATAPRRARPAPAGGQRQSASEREKLRMRTLARALHELRRFLPPSVAPAGQSLTKIETLRLAIRYIGHLSAVLGLSEDSLRRRRQRSADTASSHRCPLCPDGGGPPQAQTLGTGLGSAISSGVSWGSPPVCPGPRVSPENLGNRIANVDPWVTPPYCPQIQSPLNQCLGRAPGTSHWTPPQAYSGMQTSPEPRNKTGLWSPSTAPAELTEVYQSLSVSPEPCLSLESPPLLHRPSCQRLQPQPQWGCWSHNAEVLSSSKDQGSSPASQLPVASPIPTSGLQLSGYPELWQEDLEGPPLNIFY; this comes from the exons ATGGCCCagtcacctcctcctcctcctcagagccTCCCTGGCCTCGACCCCTGGGTCTTCTCCCAGGGATGGGGCTGGGCCCAGCACTCGGACTCCACGTCCCCGGCCTCATCCTCGGATTCCTCCGGATCGTGTCCCTGCTACATCACCCGCTGCCCCTCGCAGTCTGAGGGCCTGGCCCGCAGCGCGAGCAAACCCCAGGCCGCCGCGACAGCGCCACGACGTGCGAGGCCGGCGCCCGCAGGAGGACAGCGGCAGAGCGCCAGCGAGCGGGAGAAGCTGCGCATGCGCACGCTCGCCCGCGCGCTGCACGAGCTGCGCCGCTTCCTGCCGCCGTCTGTGGCGCCTGCTGGCCAGAGCCTGACCAAGATCGAGACGCTGCGTCTGGCCATCCGCTACATCGGACACCTGTCGGCCGTGCTGGGCCTCAGCGAGGACAGTCTGCGGCGCAGGCGCCAACGGAGTGCAGACACTGCGTCCTCGCACCGTTGCCCTCTGTGCCCCGATGGTGGTGGCCCCCCGCAGGCTCAGACGCTTGGCACTGGCTTGGGCTCAGCCATCAGTAGTGGGGTGTCCTGGGGGTCCCCGCCCGTTTGTCCCGGACCCCGAGTCTCACCTGAAAACCTTGGGAACAGGATCGCCAACGTAGATCCCTGGGTGACACCTCCTTATTGTCCCCAAATACAGTCACCCTTGAACCAATGCCTAGGGAGAGCCCCTGGCACCTCTCACTGGACACCGCCCCAAGCCtattctggcatgcagacatctCCAGAGCCTAGGAACAAGACCGGACTCTGGTCACCATCCACTGCTCCTGCAGAGCTGACTGAAGTATACCAG agTCTTTCAGTGTCTCCAGAACCCTGCCTGTCCCTGGAAAGCCCACCCCTCCTGCACCGCCCTTCATGCCAGAGACTACAGCCTCAACCTCAGTGGGGCTGCTGGAGCCACAATGCAGAGGTACTCTCCAGCTCCAAAGACCAGGGTTCTAGCCCTGCCTCCCAGCTCCCTGTGGCCAGCCCCATCCCAACCTCAGGCCTGCAGCTCAGTGGCTACCCTGAACTTTGGCAGGAAGACCTGGAAGGACCCCCACTCAATATCTTCTACTAG